AACACTCACCGGGCCGATTTGGAAGGCAGCGCCAGACAGCCAGGCCCCTCCCCAAGCGGCCGCATTGGGCAGTGCGAAGAGTTGGCCGAGTGCGAGGACGATGCCACCGGTCAGGCCAGTCCCGAGCTCCTGCGAAATCTCGCTGATCCGGGACCACGACAAGACAACCGCGGCCAACACCAGGAGCGCTCCCAGGCCCAGCAGAATGCCCGCGCCCCGAAGCGCCGGCTGCCACGCGCGCCTGATGACCACGGGAATGGGCTCGATCACCCGCTCAACCATCGTGTCGAGCGAAGGATCGATGCCATCCTTGCGCGCCTTGAGGACACCTAAGACAAGTCCCACCGAGGCCACCAGCAGCGCTCCCGGAATGACGTAGATCGGGTTAGGCCGGGCGGGACCGAGCCAGGCGACCAGGGCAAGCGCGACACCGGTCAGGGTGTAGCCCCCGACATATACCGCCGGGAGGTGCCACCACGCCGCCTCGTCGTGATCGTGACTCTGCCCCTCGGTCTGCACGAGCGCCGCCCGGGCCGCGCTGCGAGCACAGAGCACGGCCGCGATGGTCAGCCCTAAAAGCGGGAAGGTGACGGCGACCTCCTCGCCGGGCACACCGGTGGAACCACGGTGCGCCATCACCCACACCACCGGGGCGAGGGTGAGTGCCTCAAACCATGAGTCCGGGCTCTGCGGATCGGTCACCCAGGCTGCCATCGCCGGGAGAACCAACATGAGCGCGAGCGCCAGGGCCCCGACCGCACCGAAACCGAACGCGACGCTCAGCCGCCGCCACGGCCCCGCCGGGTCAAGCGCTCTCGTGGGCACGATCTGGCGGGTGCGTTCGAGCAGACTCATGATGCGCCCATCGTCGCCCGGAACGACAGCATCCCCCGGCAGGCACGCCGGGGGATGCTGTCGAAGTCGACCTCAGGGGTCAGGAGCTCTGCATGATCTCCCGCATGAGCTGGGCGGTCTCAGTCGGCGTCTTGCCAACCTTGACACCCGCCGCCTCCAAGGCTTCTTTCTTGGCCTGCGCCGTGCCAGAGGAGCCGGAGACGATCGCGCCTGCGTGGCCCATCGTTTTGCCTTCGGGTGCGGTGAAGCCCGCGACGTACCCGACGACCGGCTTGGTGACGTTGTCCTTGATGTACGCCGCCGCACGCTCTTCGGCGTCGCCGCCGATCTCGCCGATCATGACGATGGCCTTGGTCGCCGGGTCGGCCTCGAACGCCTCAAGGGCGTCGATGTGCGTCGTGCCGATGACGGGGTCCCCACCGATACCGATGGCGGTAGTGAAGCCAAGATCCCGCAACTCATACATCATCTGATAGGTCAGCGTGCCCGACTTGGAAACCAGACCGATCGGCCCCTTGCCCGCGATCGTGTGCGGCGTAATGCCGGCCAGCGACTCTTCGGGCGTGATGATGCCGGGACAGTTGGGACCGATGATCCGCGTCTTCTTGCCGACCGAGTAGTTGTAGAACTCGGCCGAGTCCTTGACCGGGATGCCCTCGGTGATGACCACCAGGAGCGGAATCTCGGCGTCGATCGCCTCGACCGCGGCATCCTTAGCGAACGGCGGCGGCACGAAGGCCACTGACACGTTGGCGCCCGTCTTTTCCATGGCCTCGGCCACGGAGCCGAAGACGGGCAGTTCCTGGCCACCGATCTCTGCCGTGGTGCCGGCCTTGCGCGCGTTGACTCCGCCGACGATGTTGGAGCCGGCCTCGAGCATGAGCGCGGTGTGCTTGGTGCCCATACCTCCGGTCATGCCCTGCACGATGATCTTGCTGTCAGCATCCAAAAAGATTGCCATTGCTTGCGATTCCCTCTACTCGTCTGCTGTCAGCGTCACTTGTCGGACGGTGTTCCGGCGAGTTCCGCAGCCTTAGCCGCAGCGCCGTCCATCGTGTCGACCTGGGTCACGAGCGGGTGGGCCAGCTCGTTGAGAATCGCCCGACCGGCCTCGACGCTATTGCCATCGAGACGCACCACCAGGGGCTTGGTCGCGTTGTCGCCGAGGATTTCAAGGGCACCCTTGATGCCGTTCGCCACCTCGTCGCACGCGGTGATGCCACCGAAGACGTTGACGAAAACCGACTTCACCTGCTCGTCGCCGAGAATCACGTCGAGGCCGTCAGCCATGACCTGAGCGTTGGCGCCGCCACCGATGTCGAGGAAGTTAGCGGGCTTCACGCCGTGCTCTTCGCCGGCGTACGCAACGACATCGAGAGTCGACATGACCAGACCCGCACCGTTGCCGATGATGCCCACCTGGCCGTCGAGCTTGACGTAGTTGAGGCCCTTGGCCTGCGCCTTCGCCTCCAACGGGTCAGCCGCGGCCTTGTCCTCCAAGTCGGCGTGCTCTGGGTGCCGGAAGTCGGCATTGCCATCGAGCGAAACCTTGCCGTCGAGGGCGACGATCTCGCCGTCTTCGGTCTGCACCAGCGGGTTGACCTCAACGAGCGTCGCGTCTTCCCCGGCGTAGACATCCCAGAGTTTCACCAGCACGGGGGCGACCTTGGCGCCGGTCTCGGCGTCGAAGCCAGCCTCGGACACGATCTCCTGCGCCTTGGCCTCATCGATCCCCACATTGGGATCGACGGCGACCTTGGCCAGCGCTTCCGGGCGTTCCACGGCGAGCGTCTCGATGTCCATACCGCCTTCGACGGAACACATCGCGAGTAGGCCGCGGTTCGACCGGTCTAGCAGCACGGAGAAGTAGTACTCCTGGGCGATCTTGGCGCCCTGGGCAATCATCACGGTGCCGACGGTGTGGCCCTTGATGTCCATCCCGAGGATCTCACCGGC
The nucleotide sequence above comes from Demetria terragena DSM 11295. Encoded proteins:
- the sucD gene encoding succinate--CoA ligase subunit alpha, with translation MAIFLDADSKIIVQGMTGGMGTKHTALMLEAGSNIVGGVNARKAGTTAEIGGQELPVFGSVAEAMEKTGANVSVAFVPPPFAKDAAVEAIDAEIPLLVVITEGIPVKDSAEFYNYSVGKKTRIIGPNCPGIITPEESLAGITPHTIAGKGPIGLVSKSGTLTYQMMYELRDLGFTTAIGIGGDPVIGTTHIDALEAFEADPATKAIVMIGEIGGDAEERAAAYIKDNVTKPVVGYVAGFTAPEGKTMGHAGAIVSGSSGTAQAKKEALEAAGVKVGKTPTETAQLMREIMQSS
- a CDS encoding DUF6350 family protein, whose amino-acid sequence is MSLLERTRQIVPTRALDPAGPWRRLSVAFGFGAVGALALALMLVLPAMAAWVTDPQSPDSWFEALTLAPVVWVMAHRGSTGVPGEEVAVTFPLLGLTIAAVLCARSAARAALVQTEGQSHDHDEAAWWHLPAVYVGGYTLTGVALALVAWLGPARPNPIYVIPGALLVASVGLVLGVLKARKDGIDPSLDTMVERVIEPIPVVIRRAWQPALRGAGILLGLGALLVLAAVVLSWSRISEISQELGTGLTGGIVLALGQLFALPNAAAWGGAWLSGAAFQIGPVSVGHAAMSPGILPMVPALGALPEAGAGPAWAPFTPLIPVAVGLAVGWWASGALTALASFTMKIQTAATAGGIAALLVLLVAFLGSMGVSGGSMSYVGPSWVTILLLPIEVALGAVASASALHYWRTLR
- the sucC gene encoding ADP-forming succinate--CoA ligase subunit beta — translated: MDLFEYQARDVFEAHGVPVLAGATATTAAEARAAAETIGAKSGGVTVVKAQVKTGGRGKAGGVKVAKTVDEAEQFAGEILGMDIKGHTVGTVMIAQGAKIAQEYYFSVLLDRSNRGLLAMCSVEGGMDIETLAVERPEALAKVAVDPNVGIDEAKAQEIVSEAGFDAETGAKVAPVLVKLWDVYAGEDATLVEVNPLVQTEDGEIVALDGKVSLDGNADFRHPEHADLEDKAAADPLEAKAQAKGLNYVKLDGQVGIIGNGAGLVMSTLDVVAYAGEEHGVKPANFLDIGGGANAQVMADGLDVILGDEQVKSVFVNVFGGITACDEVANGIKGALEILGDNATKPLVVRLDGNSVEAGRAILNELAHPLVTQVDTMDGAAAKAAELAGTPSDK